Proteins found in one Coffea eugenioides isolate CCC68of chromosome 5, Ceug_1.0, whole genome shotgun sequence genomic segment:
- the LOC113770265 gene encoding photosystem I reaction center subunit V, chloroplastic: MASTLFSTPTFQGLRPLNKPTDTAGIFLNSKPSTFCPPVMKKRFNSSSGGVKAELSAPLVISLSTGLSLFLGRFVFFNFQRENVAKQVPGQNGQTHFEAGDTRAKEYVSLLKSNDPVGFNIVDVLAWGSIGHIVAYYILATSSNGYDPKFFG; this comes from the coding sequence ATGGCTTCCACTTTGTTCTCAACCCCAACATTCCAAGGCCTCCGACCCCTCAACAAGCCCACCGACACCGCGGGCATCTTCCTCAACAGCAAGCCTTCCACATTCTGCCCCCCAGTCATGAAGAAGAGGTTCAACTCATCATCAGGCGGCGTAAAAGCCGAGCTTAGCGCCCCTCTGGTGATCAGCTTGAGCACTGGCTTGTCCTTGTTTCTGGGCAGGTTCGTCTTCTTCAACTTCCAGAGAGAAAACGTGGCAAAACAGGTGCCGGGGCAGAACGGGCAAACACACTTCGAAGCGGGGGATACTAGAGCCAAGGAGTACGTGAGTCTGCTCAAGTCCAACGACCCTGTTGGATTCAACATCGTGGACGTTCTTGCATGGGGGTCTATTGGCCATATTGTGGCTTATTACATTCTTGCTACCTCCAGCAATGGCTATGATCCCAAGTTCTTTGGTTAA
- the LOC113770682 gene encoding high mobility group B protein 10, giving the protein MSNDPSTENPVAAIATQGQGQFNSHITGDNKSYPKAEAEYGEIVQNPDVFLQKLQSFHSLFGTKFKVPRLGGSSLDLHHLFVQVTSRGGIEKVIRDRRWKEVTGAFRFPSSITSASFVLRKYYLSLLYHFEQVYYFRKEEPSTSVADSASRFVNGSAASQASVDIATVNQYSEIANLEAGSLVTGTIDSKCDYGYIISVDLGSEKLKGVLYHIPEVPQMSQRSKTQSGHTRRRRRKHQLALDPSRPKPNRSGYNFFFAEHYNRLKPSYHGQERAISKRIGVLWGRLSEAEKQVYQQRGLRDKERYRSEMQEYNASHL; this is encoded by the exons ATGTCAAACGACCCTTCTACTGAAAACCCTGTAGCAGCCATAGCAACTCAAGGTCAAGGGCAATTCAATTCGCACATCACTGGAGACAACAAGTCTTACCCCAAAGCAGAAGCCGAGTACGGGGAAATTGTTCAGAACCCTGATGTTTTCTTGCAAAAGCTTCAATCTTTTCACTCATTATTTGGTACCAAGTTTAA GGTCCCTAGACTTGGAGGCAGTTCCCTGGATCTACATCACCTCTTTGTGCAGGTAACATCTCGAGGTGGCATTGAGAAG GTTATAAGAGATCGCAGATGGAAGGAAGTTACTGGAGCCTTCAGGTTTCCATCTTCTATAACAAGTGCATCATTTGTCTTGCGGAAGTACTATTTATCCTTGCTCTATCACTTTGAGCAGGTTTATTACTTTCGGAAAGAAGAGCCTTCTACTTCAGTTGCAG ATTCAGCAAGTAGATTTGTCAATGGGTCAGCAGCTTCACAAGCTTCTGTAGATATTGCCACGGTTAATCAGTATTCAG AGATTGCTAACTTGGAGGCTGGCAGTTTAGTGACTGGAACAATTGATTCTAAGTGTGATTATGGGTACATAATTTCTGTGGATTTGGGCTCCGAAAAGTTGAAGGGTGTCCTTTATCATATACCTGAAGTGCCACAGATGTCTCAGAGGTCTAAAACTCAGTCTGGACATACCCGACGAAGGCGCAGAAAACATCAACTGGCTCTGGATCCCTCTCGACCCAAACCGAACAGGAGTGGATACAATTTCTTTTTCGCTGAGCATTACAACAGGCTAAAGCCTTCATACCATGGGCAAGAAAGAGCTATTAGCAAAAGAATCGGAGTTCTGTGGGGAAGACTCTCAGAGGCTGAGAAACAG GTATATCAGCAAAGAGGTTTGAGAGATAAGGAGAGATACCGGAGCGAGATGCAGGAATATAATGCATCACACCTTTAA
- the LOC113772145 gene encoding WPP domain-interacting protein 2 gives MDLESENSALESVEDNEKLVNSDALKLRSNGNGVFDDNDNGNEVAEVSVKSPPGVIAKSSASLPSPSLSPSPSPSPGGTKGYGLKKWRRIKRDVIKDGLSNLDGSKLLKRGLPNSAANPNRATQSSGGGLKQYSEGSVSSTNAKARSPGNVVDLFAAIGDSGIGNVLGAGTAESENSEDRSSKSSTAASAPKMMYEMPAGKGFASHINRTRNLSGKNLGNSGQRVQAGKVRTETSKKLRGDVVKIEKTNSHSSMESDSRSSNFVFMQGINFATSNGRQSGRSRNNDGENSDEAQGCERQPSEELPGDSSRKNGGEFHDNFQEDFAADSSWGIKEERSDNNGPLSDQDSLFESILTLQSAEEALEKEIQKLREIGKEESTLDDLVKDASTEQLQFGDFGENFSDSSESEVLSLKQRLDLMETKLDGATALLKVKEAKIVELQESILGSRSPKVGTGCALELHQESYRDINIELEGLFKQKIEAEVEYLVISRTVQNLRVAVVDQITTLEEQRKDQARVLNRLGDAEVKAAMLKGEAVKLENYCEDIMAADETIKLKMSICKYASCFFIQLMLLLVILMFLILQFSPNHSEVVPT, from the exons ATGGATTTGGAGAGTGAAAATTCAGCTCTCGAATCTGTGGAAGATAATGAAAAATTGGTTAATTCTGATGCCCTCAAGCTTCGAAGCAATGGGAATGGTGTTTTTGATGACAACGATAATGGAAATGAAGTTGCGGAGGTTTCTGTAAAATCGCCACCTGGGGTGATTGCGAAATCATCTGCATCTTTGCCCTCCCCCTCCCTTTCCCCTTCTCCCTCGCCTTCTCCTGGGGGGACGAAAGGTTATGggttgaagaaatggagaaggaTCAAGAGGGATGTGATTAAGGATGGGCTTAGTAATTTGGATGGTAGTAAGTTGTTGAAACGGGGTTTGCCCAATTCGGCTGCTAATCCCAACAGAGCAACGCAATCTTCTGGTGGTGGGTTGAAGCAATATAGCGAAGGTTCTGTTTCGTCCACTAATGCAAAGGCGAGAAGTCCAGGGAACGTGGTTGATCTTTTTGCTGCAATTGGTGATTCAGGGATTGGAAATGTCTTAGGTGCTGGGACAGCGGAATCTGAAAATAGTGAAGATCGGAGTAGCAAGTCTTCTACAGCTGCTAGTGCTCCAAAGATGATGTATGAGATGCCCGCGGGGAAGGGATTTGCTAGTCACATCAACAGGACGAGGAATTTGAGTGGGAAGAATTTGGGTAACTCAGGTCAGCGAGTTCAGGCGGGAAAGGTTCGGACTGAAACCAGTAAGAAACTTAGAGGAGATGTGGTCAAAATCGAGAAAACAAACTCTCATTCCAGCATGGAATCTGATTCGCGAAGCTCCAACTTTGTCTTTATGCAGGGTATCAATTTCGCAACCAGTAATGGGAGGCAAAGTGGAAGATCAAGGAATAATGATGGAGAAAATAGTGATGAAGCTCAGGGTTGCGAGCGGCAACCAAGTGAGGAACTTCCAGGTGATTCCAGCCGGAAAAATGGTGGAGAGTTCCATGATAATTTTCAGGAAGATTTTGCTGCTGATTCTTCTTGGGGGATTAAGGAAGAGAGGAGTGATAATAATGGACCCCTAAGTGATCAAGATTCTCTCTTTGAGTCTATTCTTACTCTCCAGTCAGCAGAGGAAGCACTGGAAAAAG AAATTCAGAAGTTGAGGGAaattggaaaggaagaaagcACCCTTGATGATTTGGTTAAGGATGCCTCCACTGAACAGTTGcaatttggtgattttggtgaaaatttttcagattcCTCAGAATCTGAGGTGCTTAGTTTAAAGCAGAGATTGGATTTAATGGAAACCAAGCTTGATGGTGCAACAGCTTTGctgaaggtgaaggaagctaaAATTGTTGAACTACAAGAATCCATCTTAGGTAGTAGGTCACCAAAGGTAGGAACTGGGTGTGCATTGGAGTTGCATCAAGAGAGTTACAGAGACATAAATATTGAACTTGAAGGCCTTTTTAAGCAAAAGATTGAAGCTGAAGTTGAGTATTTGGTAATATCAAGAACAGTGCAAAACCTGCGAGTTGCAGTAGTGGATCAAATTACCACTCTTGAAGAACAGAGGAAAGATCAGGCACGGGTGCTGAACAGGCTTGGAGATGCTGAGGTTAAGGCTGCAATGCTTAAGGGAGAAGCCGTGAAACTGGAGAATTACTGTGAAGATATTATGGCCGCTGATGAGACTATCAAACTTAAAATGAGTATATGCAAGTATGCGTCATGTTTCTTTATACAGTTGATGTTGCTTCTTGTCATCCTTATGTTCCTGATCTTGCAGTTTTCGCCAAATCATTCTGAGGTTGTACCTACGTAA
- the LOC113772245 gene encoding PRA1 family protein G2 yields the protein MINHIMNSISPAPADADADAPTYTTIPISGADVITRSIQNLTASFSRCRPWPDFLATSTIDLPSSLSAASLRLRKNVRYFSTNYAVVASTCAAVSLIGSPVTLIVVGFGFALWLVLFFFREDPMVIMGRHISDRAVIVALVLCSAAIIWFTGALTSLLMGVSVGVVVVAIHGLLRNTEGLFLDENDGVTDGLVSTSHNPNGGLS from the coding sequence ATGATCAATCACATCATGAACTCCATCTCCCCAGCTCCCGCCGATGCCGATGCCGACGCCCCCACTTACACCACCATCCCGATCTCAGGAGCCGACGTCATTACCAGATCAATACAAAACCTCACTGCCTCCTTCTCCCGCTGCCGCCCATGGCCGGATTTCCTAGCCACCAGCACCATTGACCTCCCTTCCTCCCTCTCCGCCGCCTCCCTCCGCCTCAGAAAGAACGTGAGATACTTCTCCACCAACTACGCTGTCGTCGCCTCCACGTGCGCCGCCGTGTCTCTCATCGGCTCACCCGTCACTCTAATCGTCGTTGGCTTCGGTTTTGCCCTTTGGTTGGTACTCTTCTTCTTCCGAGAAGACCCGATGGTTATAATGGGCCGCCACATCAGCGATCGGGCGGTGATTGTGGCCCTGGTTTTGTGCTCGGCGGCCATAATCTGGTTCACGGGAGCGTTAACAAGTTTGTTAATGGGCGTTTCGGTGGGGGTTGTGGTGGTGGCAATTCACGGGCTATTAAGAAACACGGAAGGGCTTTTCCTCGACGAAAACGACGGCGTGACAGACGGCTTGGTCTCGACTTCTCATAATCCTAATGGTGGACTTTCTTAA
- the LOC113771992 gene encoding uncharacterized protein LOC113771992 → MDEESKMFVQPPKEIPPLDTKSLTIKIANSSKKTSNGILSNIVSSTQDSLSQCLLANSFSSSPYNSPSLVSPSSSAFVSALQSPYISPRATLFHNSPTEDPTPAATLAHPSPPLSSYSGSQSDDIPSTSYTPPPERYDFSSDPDNTKLKIVTCVPVPGPDNAPRVSFSFPVPRISFAKSSVSPASNVKLRSCDVYIGFHGQNPNLVRFCKWLKSELELQGIACFVADRASYAENQSHEIADRVICSVTFGVVVLTRQSLLNHLSLEEIRFFSQKKNLIPLLFDIDINEIISIFNRHADNKECKQGLDGLMKAHELRVEANEGNWRNCVSKAAGILRTRLGRKSVIEKEIEGFDEFPFPRNRCFVGREKEILEIETAFFGCGDSSEQEGMVTTLKGGTTGKSDDLADDESEFDTSRGGKYIDLEVGNFKEPNLESWVEPAVARNSLKRPKYKKSRSGKYNSCGSSIVCINGSPGVGKTELALEFAYRYSQKYKMVFWIGGEARYFRQNILNISLNLGLDVSADPEKERGRIRSFDEQETEAFKRVKRDLFRDMPYLLIIDNLETEKEWWEGKDLHDLIPANTGGTHVIITTRLSRVMNFDQMQIQPLPLSDAMLLIGGRQKKEYPAAEVEILGKFDEKLRRSSFGLWLVGSLLSELAISPATLFEAVNQVQVEEATYSNLSIADQQFCRTNPFLMKVLGFCAAVLQQPTDSTNLLASRMLQVGAWFATAPISANLLAVAAKHMPASKNRLKKWSTSMKLTFGCCSGCCLANQGWTGEEESAYLLVKMGLARKAKRQPGYWIQFHPITQIYARRIKDGLVAAKATVQGVRKFGDTLLNLEHLWASAFIVFGFKSEPPVVQLKAMDMVLFIRRTALPLALRAFTIFSRCNSALELLKVCTNVLEEVEKTFVSQIQDWCHGSLCWKKRLQPNQRVDEYVWKEVTLLKATLLETRAKLLLRGGHFDSGEELCRTCISIRTVMLGHSHAHTLAAQKTLAKLVRMRSKT, encoded by the coding sequence ATGGATGAGGAATCCAAAATGTTTGTACAACCTCCAAAAGAGATTCCACCACTTGATACCAAATCCTTGACCATCAAGATAGCGAATTCCAGCAAGAAAACAAGTAATGGTATTCTAAGTAACATTGTTTCTTCAACTCAAGACTCACTATCACAGTGCTTACTAGCAAATTCATTCTCATCATCTCCATATAACTCACCTTCACTCGTATCTCCATCATCCTCAGCGTTTGTCTCAGCCTTGCAATCACCTTACATTTCTCCAAGGGCTACCTTGTTTCATAATTCACCCACAGAAGATCCCACTCCCGCTGCTACACTCGCCCACCCTTCTCCCCCACTGTCATCATACAGTGGCTCTCAGTCTGACGACATCCCTAGCACTTCCTACACTCCACCTCCAGAAAGGTATGATTTTTCTAGTGATCCCGATAACACAAAACTCAAAATTGTGACCTGTGTTCCAGTACCAGGTCCAGACAATGCTCCTCGTGTTTCATTTTCATTCCCTGTCCCTCGAATTTCCTTTGCAAAAAGTTCTGTTTCGCCTGCTTCCAATGTTAAACTTAGGAGCTGTGATGTGTATATAGGATTCCATGGTCAAAATCCAAACTTGGTTAGATTCTGTAAGTGGCTTAAGTCAGAGCTGGAGCTTCAAGGCATTGCATGCTTTGTGGCGGACAGAGCAAGTTATGCAGAAAATCAGAGCCATGAGATTGCTGACCGAGTTATCTGCTCGGTGACTTTTGGCGTTGTGGTCCTCACTAGGCAAAGTCTTCTTAATCATCTAAGTCTGGAGGAAATAAGGTTCTTTTCACAAAAAAAGAACTTGATTCCTCTGTTATTTGATATAGACATTAATGAGATAATCAGCATCTTTAACCGCCATGCGGATAATAAGGAATGCAAACAGGGTCTGGATGGATTAATGAAGGCCCATGAATTGAGAGTTGAAGCCAACGAAGGTAATTGGAGGAACTGTGTATCAAAAGCTGCTGGAATTTTGAGGACAAGGCTTGGAAGGAAGAGCGTGATTGAGAAGGAAATTGAAGGTTTTGATGAGTTTCCATTCCCAAGAAATCGATGTTTTGTTGGAAGGGAGAAGGAAATCTTGGAAATTGAGACTGCATTTTTTGGTTGTGGGGACAGTTCTGAGCAAGAGGGTATGGTGACAACTCTCAAAGGAGGAACAACAGGAAAATCTGATGATCTTGCAGATGATGAAAGCGAGTTCGACACAAGCAGAGGAGGGAAGTACATAGATTTGGAGGTTGGGAACTTCAAGGAGCCCAATTTAGAGAGTTGGGTGGAACCAGCTGTTGCAAGGAATTCATTAAAAAGGCCCAAATATAAAAAGTCAAGGAGCGGAAAGTATAATAGTTGTGGCAGCAGTATTGTATGCATTAATGGATCACCAGGGGTTGGAAAGACAGAACTTGCTCTGGAATTTGCTTACAGGTATTCCCAGAAATACAAAATGGTTTTCTGGATTGGTGGCGAAGCTCGATATTTCAGGCAGAATATATTGAACATTTCACTCAATTTGGGCTTGGATGTAAGTGCAGATCCAGAgaaggaaagaggaagaatCCGAAGCTTTGATGAGCAGGAAACAGAAGCATTCAAGAGAGTAAAAAGAGATCTTTTCAGGGACATGCCCTATCTACTCATCATTGATAATTTGGAGACTGAGAAGGAATGGTGGGAAGGCAAAGATCTGCATGATCTGATCCCGGCTAATACCGGAGGCACCCATGTGATTATCACAACTAGGCTGTCAAGAGTAATGAACTTTGATCAAATGCAGATTCAGCCGTTGCCACTTTCTGATGCAATGCTATTGATTGGAGGAAGACAAAAGAAGGAATATCCGGCTGCAGAGGTAGAGATTCTTGGGAAGTTTGATGAGAAGTTGCGGAGGTCAAGTTTCGGACTTTGGCTAGTTGGTTCACTGCTTTCtgaacttgcaatttctcctgCTACCCTATTTGAAGCTGTAAATCAGGTCCAAGTTGAAGAAGCAACGTATTCAAACTTGAGCATTGCAGATCAGCAATTCTGTAGAACCAATCCTTTCCTGATGAAAGTCCTGGGATTTTGTGCTGCTGTCTTGCAGCAACCTACCGATAGCACAAACCTTCTTGCCTCTAGAATGCTTCAGGTTGGAGCTTGGTTTGCTACAGCACCCATTTCAGCAAATTTATTGGCCGTTGCAGCAAAGCACATGCCTGCCTCCAAAAATAGGTTGAAGAAGTGGTCGACTAGCATGAAACTCACTTTCGGGTGTTGCTCGGGCTGTTGTTTAGCTAACCAGGGATGGACTGGCGAAGAGGAATCAGCCTATCTCTTAGTTAAAATGGGTTTGGCACGGAAAGCAAAGAGGCAGCCTGGATACTGGATACAATTTCACCCCATTACTCAGATATATGCAAGGAGGATTAAAGACGGACTGGTTGCAGCCAAGGCAACCGTTCAAGGTGTGAGGAAATTTGGGGACACACTTCTGAATTTAGAGCATTTATGGGCTTCTGCATTCATCGTGTTTGGATTCAAATCTGAACCCCCAGTCGTCCAGCTCAAGGCAATGGACATGGTTCTTTTCATTCGAAGGACAGCTCTCCCTCTGGCACTGAGAGCCTTCACTATATTTTCAAGATGCAACTCAGCATTAGAGCTGCTCAAGGTCTGTACTAATGTTCTTGAAGAGGTGGAGAAAACATTTGTTTCTCAAATACAGGACTGGTGCCACGGTTCTCTTTGTTGGAAAAAGAGGCTACAACCCAATCAAAGAGTGGATGAATACGTATGGAAAGAAGTGACATTGTTGAAGGCTACACTGCTGGAGACCAGAGCAAAATTGCTGCTTAGAGGAGGCCATTTTGATAGTGGGGAAGAGCTTTGCAGAACTTGTATCAGTATTAGGACAGTAATGTTGGGGCACAGCCATGCTCATACTTTGGCTGCTCAGAAGACACTGGCAAAGTTAGTTAGGATGAGAAGCAAGACGTGA